A region of Micropterus dolomieu isolate WLL.071019.BEF.003 ecotype Adirondacks linkage group LG01, ASM2129224v1, whole genome shotgun sequence DNA encodes the following proteins:
- the LOC123972258 gene encoding ras-related protein ralB-B-like, which translates to MATGKNKSQTSLVLHKVIMVGSGGVGKSALTLQFMYDEFVEDYEPTKADSYRKKVVLDGEDVQIDILDTAGQEDYAAIRDNYFRSGEGFLLVFSITEHESFTATSEFREQILRVKEEEAIPLLLVGNKSDLEERRKVSADEATAKAGEWGVQYVETSAKTRANVDKVFFDLMREVRKKKLAESKDKNGPSGKKKKKHCCLL; encoded by the exons ATGGCCACCGGCAAGAACAAGAGCCAGACCTCTCTGGTCCTCCATAAGGTGATCATGGTGGGCAGCGGCGGAGTGGGGAAGTCTGCCCTCACGCTGCAGTTCATGTACGACGAG TTCGTGGAAGACTACGAGCCCACCAAGGCCGACAGCTACAGGAAGAAGGTGGTCCTGGATGGCGAGGACGTTCAGATCGACATCCTGGACACGGCAGGTCAGGAGGACTACGCCGCCATCAGAGACAACTACTTCCGCAGCGGCGAGGGCTTCCTGCTGGTCTTCTCCATCACAGAGCACGAGTCCTTCACCGCCACGTCCGAATTCAG ggagcAGATCCTGcgggtgaaggaggaggaggcgatCCCTCTGCTCCTGGTGGGGAACAAGTCGGACCTGGAGGAGCGGCGTAAGGTTTCTGCTGACGAGGCCACGGCGAAGGCCGGCGAGTGGGGGGTTCAGTACGTTGAGACCTCGGCCAAGACGAGAGCCAACGTCGACAAG GTGTTCTTCGACCTGATGCGGGAGGTACGCAAGAAGAAACTGGCGGAAAGCAAAGATAAGAACGGGCCGAGcggcaagaagaagaaaaagcacTGCTGCTTACTTTAA